From the genome of Nicotiana tabacum cultivar K326 chromosome 17, ASM71507v2, whole genome shotgun sequence:
AGTTCGCACATAACCAGTTTCAATTAGGATTCACTTTTTTCCTTGTTCTTGCTCCTTGAAGAATTTCACAGTTAAATTCAAGAAGTGCAGGGGGACGCAGCAATTTACATGTGGTTCAGTAGTTCGAAGCATGAGTTTTGGAATGATGCGTTCTTTCGCAGCCATTTTCACTATTAGGCAAGGAAGGCCGTGCTGTTAAAGAAAACCACATAAGCCACAATCTCGTCATCTACAAAGAGAAATTTCACTCtcccttttcttctctttatggTCGTGATACTTTTCAGGGAGATCACTACCCTTTGTCTGACTGGGTTACTTTAAATCAATCTTTAGAGCACAGTTCCGAAAGTATAGTTCAAGGTGCCGATAATTCATCTTCAAAAATCATTCTATCTCTGTTTGCCGCCTCAAGCGAGCACTTTATGgccttaaacaagcacccaaccTATACAAAGGGCTATAGCTGTCCACTATAGGAGCTTTCTTCTAACAATCCCTTATTTGGTATGTCACGAAATCATGAAGCGAACTCGTTCTATTCAATATCTATATGGGGGAAAGAAGATCGAAAGCCATTGAGTAGTGAGACTTTCTTTTCCAGAGTAGTCATAGAAAGAGAATCGAGGGGTCTGCAGGCATGAGTGCTCAGGTACGCCGTCAGTCTAAATTCCTAGTAGTCTTTTTCAGTTGTATTTGAGAAATTTTACTCAATGTTTTCTGCTCTTTAACACTCCAGTTGTTATGTAGCTGCAGTTTTACCTGACCAAAATGCCACAACATGTCAGTCAAAGCATTGTAAAAGGCAGATGCAGTTGAAGAGTCCATCTGCTTCACTTCATTGAAAAGAGATAGAGCTTGTGTCCATACACCTTCCTGCTGACCCATGAGAAGTCCATGTGCCACCCCATAAACTTGATTATCAAATAGGCGAAGTTCTTCGAGTAAGAGCGAAGCTTCATCAAATGAACTGCACCGGCTGCAATTATATTTAAGTCACACATCATATCTACAAATCCATTCAGCTTTATGATAAACATTtgaatcaatcaactacattggTATTCCACAAAGATGCTAAAGGTTTTTAAGTAGCAATTTGTTTTAGCACTCCTTGTGATTTTGGAGAGAATAaactttgtttgaaaaaaaaaaactttggcAACAATAAAAGAGCCTATCCATGTTCACACCCGCTGCATAATAACCTAGTTCGAAGCTAGCAACCAGAAGGAAAGGctcattaaaacaaaataaaatgttAACAAAAAATCATTGAAACGTCAAATAGTGCCAGATGAAGCCAGAGTTTTTCCACCCAATGAGCTGCCTTCTAAAGTTGAATTAGATAAACATTTATGTGATTAAGCGCAATTAAAATGTGGGCTTTAGCGATGAAACGTGCAatgaagaaaaaacaaaaatagaaatgtaATGGATGAAAATGTAAGTATGTAACTATAAACACAATCAACAATTATTTGGATCAAAGAATGAAAAAACTGTGATTAAGCTATATATATGTTGTTGTGCCTTAAAGACAAAACCCATTGGTGAAAGTGTGCACGCCTTAGCACCTTGACGCCCTCATTGAAGCGCCAATTAAGCGTAGGCGAAGCACAATCTGGGTTTCACACAATCTAGGTTTCACGGAGCTTCAGCGCTTAAGCGCCCTTTAAGCGAGTCTTTAACAGCACTGGATCATACTAGCACTCACATAATGAAAAGACAGTGCATTAAGGAAAGCACAATTCAATGTAAAGCATGGAACTAGTAAGAAAGAAAATTATACCTGCAAGCATTCAGGATTGCTGAAAATGTGACTACATTAGGCTTTATTTGTAATTCATGCATCTTATGGAAAACACCCAAAATACAGAGCAAGTCCTGTTTTTCACCATTAGTTTTCTTCCCGTTAGCTGTCTTTTGAGCAGTTAATTGCTCAAAAATCTTAATGATATTATCCTCTGCAGTGCATACCACCTTACTCTCAGGAACAATGGATACAATCTGTGTGACATTATCTGATCCACAATCATTGCTTGTTGATTCACCAAAAGCATTGATTATAGAATTGTATGTAACAACATTTGGTTGTATCCCTTCCTTGGTCATTTCATTGAGCAACAATGAAGAATACTCCACGAGGCCTTTCTTACACAAGGCATCAATAAGTTTGCTATAAAAAACGACATCTGCCTTCAGACCTTGGCGCTTAAACTCCTTATAGACCTCCACCGCGTCCTGATACAAACCTCCTTTCAAATACACACTGATCAACGTAGAGTACGTCAATAAGTTAGGTGAAAGATTTTCAGCTTTCATCTCCGCAAACAACTGCTTAACCTTAGCATACCTTCCCTGTTTGCCAAACCCATCCAGAAGAGCATTGTAAGTGACAACATCTTTCTTaattcccatactctccatctccCTGCTAACACTAAGAGCCTCGTCAAACTTTCCCAAGCTAGCATATATAGCAAGTAAAGTATTGTAAGAAACCCTGTCCAACGTTATGCCTGCACACTTCATCTCATTAAACAAACTCAACGCTTTGTCTAATCTCCCCGCCTTTGCACACCCACGAATCACAGTACTGTAAGTAACTTGGTTGGGCAAGATATTCTTCGCGTGCATCTCAGACATAATATCAAAAGCAACATCTACCTGCCCCCCATTGCAAGCTACGTCCAAGAATGTATTATACGTGTATATATCCTGATCAATTCCTCTATAAACCATCTCATTAAACAAACCCCTCGCGGTCTCCCATAACCCCGCACCACTACAAACAGCCAGCAGCGAATTAAAGGTAATCCTATCAGGTTGCACCCCATTTCTCAGCATTTCATCAAAAATCTCCGACGCCCTCTTAAAATCAGCACCCCCTTTTCCACAAGCATCGATCAACGCATTATAAGTCACTAAATTAGGCTTCAAGCCGGAATCTTTCATGGTCTCAAAGACTCTAATCGCCTCGTTACAATACCCACTCTTTGCATAAGCGCCAATCAAGGCAGAATAAGCGTAAACAGTATTACCATAACCCTCATTCACAGCAGTTTCAAACACTTTTTCAGCTAACTCAACTTTACCTGATCTACCAAGTATACTAATCATTGAACTAGCTAATTTACCTTGCTCATTTCGCCTCCTTTCGCGACGAACAGCAAATTCGAAGCAACGCATAGCAGCTAACCACTCCCCTTTATTCCCCAGCTCCCTAAACAAAAACGTATAATCATCAGAACCCAATAGCTTTgactcaaaagtcaacaaaaccTGGTCCAAAACGGCGCCATTTTTGCTAGCTTCTGTAAGAGCCTGCTCAGCAAATGAGGAGTGGCGGCTGGTACCAGAAACCCTGGGCCGGTTAAAATGCATCTTGGAAACGAATCGGGTCGAACGGCGACCCGAAAAATCTGCTGAAAAATctgatcttgaggaagaaagGGATAAAAAGGAAGAGTTTTGGGAAGGTGGGGGGTGGGTGGTGGCATGGCGAGGGTGCGTGGGTCGGTTTAAGGAGACTTTGTGGGGGTGGTTGCGGGGGTGAGGACTAGTAGGTTGGGGTGGGGGTGGTTGAAGAGGGGGGGTGGGGAAAGACATGGATCTTTGCTGATGAGCAAACTGGGTGGTATCATGTTGAGGTAGTGGGGTGGTGTATTGGGGGGCTAGGTGGGGGTGATTGAATTGAGgagattctagagagagaaaatatatatatatatatatagagagagagagagagagggagagagctGAGGGATGAGTGTTGCTGTCGGATTTTCGGACAGTGTAATCTTACCACCTCGTTTCTCTCTCCTCTTACTCTGTTTTGTCCGCCGCTGCCGGCTGACCGTACGGCTTCTTTTCTAGCTGTAAGCTTACATGGCATCAACtcaccacatatatatatatgaatataataaaataaggaaatatttgCGCTTTTAGTccctaaaatgtcaaataaagTGTAATATTTACCATTATAATTTCTGATTAAGCACATCTAATCTAACCTTCAATGAATTGATATATGCAGTTATGCACTTCTTATCCTTTCTGTATGCttatctttaataatttaacgAATGATTAAATGTTGAACATTTAATTATCAATGTTTTATATCAAATTCATATAATTTCTCTATATTCAAGCTCAATATAAGTCTAGAAATAGTCTAAATATCACATATTTTTATGTAAAGGGATCAAAATTGCATTGTTCAATTAATAGAAGGTTAAAAGTTCATAGACAATTATTACGAgaatcaaaatcaaaatttattaATGAGCAACGGACCAAATATACAATTATCCTCGGATAAAAAAGATAATACAAGCAAAACAGGCTCGTTCTCCTTGTAAATTAGTAGGAGTACTTGTTAGGAAACCACCTGATGGCAAACTcagttaattattttattaattaatattttaaaattttagaaagaaaagtCAAACATTAATATGCTCCTTGGTCCTTTTCAAGTTACTGGTTCACACTTAAGAAAATGAGTTAACACATTTACATTTTAGTGTAAATTTAcgctttcttattttttaaattaagttTATTAACTACATATTGtactatataaaaataaaattcttataaatagaaattatttttaaaatctaaGTAAAAAAAAGTTGTTTAACTACCCCGATCACAATAATACTAAAATAGtactcaaaagtcaaaagttCACATATACTCTTGTTCGACCATAAGAGAGTACAACAACAATAGTGGATTTTTGGGAagttagtgtgtacgcagatcatATTCCTACCCTGGGTTAGAGGTTATTTTCGGTATAATcttactagtggggtctgggagagtagtgtgtacgtagatcgtacccctaccctggggtagagagactgttttcgatagacctttgactccctccctccaagaacttcccaccttgctcttggggtgactcaaactcacaactTCTTGATTGGAAGTGGAAGGTGTTCACCACATAGCAGAGGAAAGCAAACTTTACAAGACTCGTGACGGGAGGGCTAACACAAGCATTAGAATAATTAGgagattttctctttttaaacatTATTCTCATAAATGATAGCAatctttgttttacttttttaGCACCTTCACTTTGGTAAGTACATTAACTAAGTAATTCTCTGGTACATCAATATACTTCTACTACATTTTCTTTTCCCTCTCTCTTCCATAGTTTTTTTTTCTGTTCCATAAATAATACTTACCCAAATATATCAAAGATTCTGAAAGAAGAATATCTCAAAAATAGGTCCCTCTTTAATGAGGTTGCACAATGgaaattttagtattttattatctttaagttttaaacttttttgttgtataattttatttttactcaaAATATACCTTTAATATATTTCAAGTATGCTATATGTGTGATAACTTATAATGTAAATATTCCATCAATATGCCATATATATTTTTTCTGTTCCACAATAATACTTACCCAAATATATCAAAGATTCTGAGAGAAGAATATCTCAAAAATAAGTCCCGCTTTAATGAGGTTGCACAATGggaattttagtattttattttctttaacttttaaacttttttgttgtataattttatttttacttaaaatatatctttaatataatttaataaatttcaagTATACTATATGTGTGATAATTTATAATGTAAATATTCCATCAATAtgccatatatattttttatatgtattttataccacatatataaattatatatatacaccaTAATACATGTAAACAAACAAAATATACCATACATAATCTTTAAAGTTGTGTATTTTATACTTTATATGTACCACTATTATATAATTTATCACATATACCATTGTAATAGAAAATATATAAGAACCACTAGTCAAAGTTATAACATGTTAAAATAATATGTTATTATCCAAATTTAAACTCCAAAGAAGGAAACGAAAAGAAGAATTTTGCatatacaaaaagaaaataagaagaaaggcaTTAGAAAAGGGAAGACAAAAAATCTGAGGGAAAAAATAGGAACAATTGCTATAGTTTTGCAATGGGGTTGATTCTTGTccggctgaattattttaaatgTAATTAACTAATGTTGCTATCGTTTTGCAAATTTTCTTTAAATATTGCCTACTTATGTTTTTTCCCCTAGAATTAGACCCGTTAAATAGGTTGACCCAACCCGAACTCGTTGACTCTTGGCCCATGGGTCATTAATCGGGCTGGGCCGATTCAATTTCTTATAGTGGTTAATCCGGATTTGACCTATTAATCAAAATATGTTGACCTTGGACCATAACCCCGGCCCTAATGGGCCGAATCCAATTTAGTTAAAAACTAATAAATGGTAAAAATTTCAAACTTTGTACATATATACGAGCTTGAAATTACTACATGTCCCTTAAGCCAAttagaataaaaataaaacaaaaatcatacTTTATTAACATTAAAACTTGAGAACTTTCTATAACTAATAGTCTTTAACACATGGAATTCAACTATTTCGACAAGACACATCATAGTGTATGGTACTATATTCGTCCGAGCCAATTGACCCATGGGTCAGCTACCGGTTCAGCCCTagtttatcaaaaaaaaattacGTCACCAAAATTATTCAGACTAAAGAACCGAAAGAACATAAATTTGCCCTTTTTCTTTTGGTTTCATTTTTCCTCTCCTTCAATACACTTGCAAtacaccaaaaaataaaagaaaagaaaacagggACAGTTTGCTCtctttttattactatttccaaTTTTAGCAGGAAGAGAGAAAAGCAACATGGATTTGAATGTCGCTGTCCTAACTAGAACGAGATGAGTTAGTAGTTACAAAGGCTAAATGTGCATAGAATCACAAAAATGTAGTTACTGGAACTATCCAAAATTGGCAAGGTTAAATTGTCAAAATTTGCAGCACTAACAGCTAACAAGTGATCATCATCCGCCCTATCCGGCAACAATATTTCAAATTTAGACGTAGAAACGTCCCAAAAAAATTGAACTTAGCTACTTAAGCCTTCGTAAGCTCATTGTCAGTTTCTATCGTAGTAGACGTTGTTGTGAGGAGATCAATCGATCAAGAAATAAGAACTATCTCTGCTCTTAGATCATATCACCTACCTAAACATCAGAGCTATTGCGCTAAAACTCAACCTTCAAGTTCCTATATAATGGTATAAGTAAATCCTCAGTATGTTTTCTTTCTCACAATTGGTCTTTTCACATCTTTCTTAGTTGCAGCTGATACTGATGCAGACATTCCCATCATGGTTTGGTACAAATCCTTCAATCTGCAAGTAGAGTTACAAGGAAATAGACATTATTTTGTTTCATTTCCTGTGCACTAAAATGAAACTAGAAAGATAACAATAGATCATTAGACGAGAATGGAAGTTTCCCAGATACCTTGGCATGCCAATGAAAAGCGCAATCACAGAAACTCCAACAAACAGAGGGTATACAGGAGCCGGGGCTAATTCCTGGAATCGTGGAAGACAGACGATAAAAAGAATATTGATTTCCAGTAAGTCGCCAAAGCAAAAATACATTTGTCAGACAAAGTAAAAATACCTGTTTCTGGTGATTGAAATCGATTGTGTACTTGAGTGGGCCCACATGAATTTGGGTATGTTTCTCTAAATCAACCTCAATAACTTCTGATTCAAATCTGTGGGTACTTTTAGGCAGAGATGATCTCAGCTGCACAAGGTGCTTACCCTTCGGCAAGTCCTTCACCTGGAAAAAGTTTGAGAGAGGCAGTGGGAAGTTGTATTCAATCTTCAGCGGGTCAGAGGCAGACTTGATTTCCACCTGGAGATGTGAATTAAATTCTTTGATTTTATGCCCTTCAACATGGCCACTTAAAATGGTACTCGCTGGCTGTTCAAATACTATAAAATCCAATCCCTTATAATCCACAGCCCTAACCTGCAAATTATATGAAGTTCACACGTGCAAAATACGTCAAACAACTATGCCTTCCAATACAGACATTAGATAAAACTTGCTACTACAACTCGTATTTCTAACTATAACTAAAcatgaaagaaaaatgaaaatattaagTGTACCAACCTGAATGGTCATAGACTGAGGAGATGCACGCTCGATCATAGATCCGCCATTTGCAACTTTCTTTGCTACTTTGATCACATAAGTAGTGTCAGGTAGGAGTCCTCTCAATCGATAAAATCCTGTTGAATCTGTTACTGTCTCCTCATAAAAGCCTTTTGACTCCGCTCGAGCTTCTACTGAAACACCTTCTTTTGGTTGACCGGACAAGAGCGTAACTACTCCCATGGCACTGTAAAGAAGTCAAACCATCTGAATCCCAACATAAAATGGTGACGATATTGCAAATGACACGTCAAATATCTTTTCTTGCTTGTAGCTGCTCAAGAAGAATTTTCAGGGGTCTAAAGCTCTCCATATGTGTACTTAAATCTTATACACCATGTCTTACATATATCAATTTAATGGCAAAGGATACTAAGCAATGGTAGAAATTTTATTGAAGCTGGTCATACCTCACTTAGTTTGTCATATGATATTAGAGAAGTAGCAAAGAGTACCCAAAACAAATTCCCTTCATCAAAGAACTAGCAATAACAGTACAACTATGATACATGCCAAACCTTTCCCCATTTCtccttttgttgattttttcttGTTAGTTCTTCATTTGTCCTCAGTGCATCTCAAGCACGTCCACTCCATAGGTGGAGATTTTAGAACATTTTAAAGGATGGACAAATTGAAAATTGATACGGAGAAGATATGAATGACCAAATATTTACTACTATATTACGATGTCAAACAACCATTTATTAACGCTAATGCATAATGCTAATACTTCTCAGCGTTTATTAGATTAATTAGGTGAGTTCAAGTACACAGACGATcaaatgaaaacaaaatacaaacTTCTCATGTCATTGCATGTCCTGCCATATATTATTTACTAAATGTTTTTaaatttccttttttctctttttttttaatagcTAAGGAATCCCCGATGGCCAGTGAGGCATGGTTTGAAACTCGGTGGATAACAGGCCTGCTCCTCTACCCCTCTCAGCTTAAATACAAGCCTTCTGTCTGCTACGGGGTTCGAACCCGTGACATGCGCCTAACCCACACATCACGCCTTGAgctcttaccactagaccaaaggCCTAGAGGCACAAAAACCTTCATATTTAAAGGTTATTGATTGGACGGAAGCATCCAAGTAGATTGGAACCCGCATGTTTCAAATAATCAAGATCTCACACAACTCACTAACATTAAAAGCTACGACATTTGTGCAACAGAACATTCCCTGTATATATACCTGTATGCAACGCGGGTTGCATGAAAGACAACTTCCCTTGACTCTCCAGAACCAAGTTCAATTGCCTCTGCTGGAGGGGAGAAAGCATATTCCTAGGCAAACATTAGCAATCATTCCCTCATTAGAGAAACTAATACAATTGTAATATGGATGTTGTAAACAATCAAACAGATCATGCTCCTGATAGTTATTGGGAAAAAAATCATCATTTAAGATAACCATACGAATTCACAGTTTGCTACAGGTTATAATACCATAATGACAATAATCACAGTATCAGAATTAAGCAAGGAAATTATTACTCAAATGCAGACTCATCAAAACGATCATGTTGGAAGATATACCAGCATCTATATCCAAAGACAATAATAGAAAAGCTGTTAGTTTAGAAATAAAGAGTAAATACCTTAAGCAAAGGTCGGAGATAGAAACTCCCTGGAAACAAGTCACCAAACACGAAAATCCCACCAACACCTGTTACCGTATTGTTCCTGTAACCATCTTCTCCACTTAATGATAAGAGAACTGATGGAAAAGGCTCGTTTGCATCTTCTCTAGAATATATACGCACTAAAATTTGGCCCAGTTTCTGACAAGAAAAGGAATGAGGTCCAACTTTCTTTACATGATAACCAGGCTGTAAATAAAAAAGGAAATGTTAGGCAGCTCCActagaaagagaaaagaaagtcCACACAACCTTAGTAGGCAAATAAGCTCCAAGAAGGAATAGCTGACAGCTTAAGTTTGAAAATGCAATCAAGGATAACCAcagcaacaagaaagaaaaaatttgCCAGCAACTCTCCTGATATCCACCTGGTTCTTTTTTTATCAAGTAAAATTTTCATTAATGATAGGGCCAAAACAATCGTGCCCGTTTACAAGAAGTACACCAAAAAGATACTTGTAGTCTTATTTTGCCAATAATGCACATATATCAAAGACATCCATACCATCAGTACAAATGCACTGTATATcactcaaaaacaaaaaaaataactcaaaaaGGGATGAAGAACCTATTAAACAAGCTGAAGATGCTATCGATCTACGATTCTACGCAGCCAAAGCATTATGAAGAAACAAGAATAACTCAGGCGGTTGGAGTGTAGTCAAGAGCATTCAAACCTTTGAAGCTTCAATGCTATAACTTATATCATCATATAGAGGCCCTGCAACAAACGAGCCATCTGTCCCTGTGGTAATTTCAAGTGCTAATTCATCTCGCTTGAGTGGAGCACTTTGGCTGTCTCCTGCAGCAATTATTTTGACCACGACATCATCGAGAGGGGGAGAAACTGATCCTTCTATATACATCCCAAGACGACCAGCAAAAGGAGGAATTGAAGATTGGCAGCCATCTTGCATCACGGCAACCTAGAGAAAGTGGGGAAAGACTTCAAAACTAAGAGTAGATACATAAAACTACTCTGATAAAAATTTGCAATTCCACATACATGCTGCTGTCTAGGATAAAATAATATCTTTTTTCCGCCATCATCCCTGCAACATGTAACAACAATTAGAAATGCATGAATAGCTAAATTATTTAGATACATAGCTAAACAAAAGCAGACTTGTAGTACAACAAAAATTATTTCCTCTCTTTTAAGGAATAAAATCAATCACAGGATTTAATCAATACATGAACCTCTATTTAGGCTAGGTCATATTCTTTGAAGTTCCTGATCaaaataagtattttcttttttttttttaaaagaaaaccgAGAGACAGAGAGAACACGGAAAGGGAAAAaaagacagagagagagagagagagcacaaAAAGAATGAAATTTAAATGACTGAGAAGCATCAATAACGGACACATAATTCACACACCTCGCATCTCGAGGAACAAAAGTAAATTTCCCCCCCGCACTAGCCCACATGGAAAATTCATAGACTGCCGCACTCAATTGATCAACTCCATTAGGCACAAGTTTTGACGTTAGACCACCAACAACAGAACCTTCACTGTCCAAAACGCCCAGTGGTATGTTATCCGGCAAGCCCTCGATGCTACTAAATGAGCTTGACTCAACATGGATATGACCCTTCAAAAGATAGCTCTCCCCTTTCAAATAGATAGGCtataaaaaacaagaaaataatgaGAACATGGAGATGATACCTGAAATCATAGAATAGAATAATTCAACCCCAAAAGAATCATACAGATAGGCTAGATGTGTCAATTATCACAGAGGAACTCCCAAATGAAATACATGAATTTGGAAAGCTCAGTTCATGCGCTCCTGGAGATTCTACACACACGTGTTGAGAACCCTTCTGCAATTCAAGAACCAGAAAAAGAAAATGAGCTTCTCGTGTTAGTTAAGAGATTTAACTTTTTGAGCTAGATTAAGCCAACCTTGATGTTCAAGTTCATTCTAGAACCATCCGGTTGAGTCAGCAAACCATCCACATCATGGCTTGAGATTATGTTGACCCAGAATCCTTTTTGAACAAAATCTACCCCTTTAACATCTTCAGTGCCAACTTCTAAATTGATAAAACTCTGCTCCCAGCACCATTTATCTTCTCCTGATGATATCGGATAATTGTTTTTTACCTGAAAATAAGAACATAATCATCAAATGGAACACCACAATGCATTGCCAACTAATTGAACAAAGAATAGATAGATGCAATATAGATTGTAGTTTTCAGCTAGACTACTTCTGGCTACAAgaatttctttaaaaatgaatacaGTACATGCACTACTTAATGCAGAAATAGGCAAGAACTATCTCCTATTTACTCCTGCATAAGGTCAACGACATGCCTAGGCAGAGGAAAGGATCCCCTGAAATCCCTAAACAAGAGAAAGAAATGAACTTCCTTGTATATTGAATTCTACACAAAGCATTTTTCTTGGAGAAAGGGAAAGCACGAAAGAAAAGGTCATGGAAAAACGCAAGTGAAAAGAAAATTTCATTCCGTATACAACCGCcccaaacaaataaataatatgtATATATCAAACTTCTGCCAGCTTTTTGTATGCTGCTAGCTAACAcagcaataaaaataaaaacatatacTCATGCGAAAAAAAGATCAGAGTGGAGAATGCATCGCTGCTGTCACAAAAATAATAAAGCCAGAGAACATCTTAGAGGACTACGAAGTGAATTTCCAACCAACGGACGCTATACAGGCAAAAAAACAGagcttaatttaaaataaaagaaaaacacaaaccTTTAATCAACAGatatagtttttcttttttcttttttcttttttttgccaACGGGAAATGGGGAGGGGGGGTTTACAAGGTGGGGAATCGAACCTTCACCAAGAAGGTGAATATTGTGGTCGTCAACCAACTAGACTACTAAGATTCCCCACAAATATAGTTAGCTAATAACAAGGGGGATAAAAAGCACTGGAAAAGACATTTTGGCGATCTAAATAGAACGAAATGCAAAGGGTCCTAAAACAGGATGAAAAAAGGACGTAGAAGTGGATGTTACCTCGACCCTGTATTTGCCAGGGAGAATATTTGAGAAGAAAAACTCATTACTCTCATTTGCCAAACCAATTGTCTTCATACGTTTTCCATCCAAGCGCAGAAGAGTAAGAGAAACTGAAGAATCACATCTATCTTTACAAACAACAGAGCCATGTATACTAACTTGTGCcttcagaaagaaaaaaagagtgatcAACAAGAATTTAACTTCCTCTTTTTTTCGGATAAGGTGATCAACGAGCATTTTATCTGAACTTAGATGGGCTGACTTTCTACTACCATATTCCACAACTTCGATATTTAGTTTGACACATCACGAAAAACTAGCATAACTCCAAAGCAGTCCTTAGTTGGATTTGAAATTCTTCTAACATAGCCCAAATACCTGATAAAATTTGATATCCAATAACGGGCTCCTAACTGAGACATCAATATGAGAAGGAGAAAACAGAAGCTCTGGAGCGTTCTCAAGTTTTGCTGGAATGGCAGATAAGCGATATTCACCAGGAGGAACCTGTGCCAAGTTGAGATAAAACCTTAATGTGTTTCAAACAGATAATTGTGAAAAACTTTCAAGTATCATTACATCTGAGGATGATGACAGAAACTTCATCGTAGAAAATTTATGTCAATCAGTTCTGAAAGGATGAGGGAATGCTAAAAGGTCTCAAAGATCCAATACTGAAAGAACCTTGGAGCTGTGATACTTTAACACCCAAAGTCCTATTCTGCTTCAACCTTGGTATCTTGTCGATTCAAGAGGGATCTTATACAAATGGGGTTTAGTTATATCTAGTGCGACTTTTCTCAAAAACAATTTTATGTGCTTGCTATTTG
Proteins encoded in this window:
- the LOC107801966 gene encoding pentatricopeptide repeat-containing protein GUN1, chloroplastic-like, giving the protein MSFPTPPLQPPPPQPTSPHPRNHPHKVSLNRPTHPRHATTHPPPSQNSSFLSLSSSRSDFSADFSGRRSTRFVSKMHFNRPRVSGTSRHSSFAEQALTEASKNGAVLDQVLLTFESKLLGSDDYTFLFRELGNKGEWLAAMRCFEFAVRRERRRNEQGKLASSMISILGRSGKVELAEKVFETAVNEGYGNTVYAYSALIGAYAKSGYCNEAIRVFETMKDSGLKPNLVTYNALIDACGKGGADFKRASEIFDEMLRNGVQPDRITFNSLLAVCSGAGLWETARGLFNEMVYRGIDQDIYTYNTFLDVACNGGQVDVAFDIMSEMHAKNILPNQVTYSTVIRGCAKAGRLDKALSLFNEMKCAGITLDRVSYNTLLAIYASLGKFDEALSVSREMESMGIKKDVVTYNALLDGFGKQGRYAKVKQLFAEMKAENLSPNLLTYSTLISVYLKGGLYQDAVEVYKEFKRQGLKADVVFYSKLIDALCKKGLVEYSSLLLNEMTKEGIQPNVVTYNSIINAFGESTSNDCGSDNVTQIVSIVPESKVVCTAEDNIIKIFEQLTAQKTANGKKTNGEKQDLLCILGVFHKMHELQIKPNVVTFSAILNACSRCSSFDEASLLLEELRLFDNQVYGVAHGLLMGQQEGVWTQALSLFNEVKQMDSSTASAFYNALTDMLWHFGQKQGAQLVVLEGKRREVWENTWSTSCLDLHLMSSGAACAMVHAWLLSIRSIVYGGHELPKILSILTGWGKHSKITGDGALKRAIEGLLTSIGAPFQIAKCNIGRFISTGAVVAAWLRESGTLEVLVLHNDRSHLGATRFGQISNLQPLPL
- the LOC107801965 gene encoding uncharacterized protein LOC107801965, with translation MASTYYQYVILIFLYVASTATADSIQGCGGFVEASSELIKSRKSSDPKLDYSNIIVELRTLDGLVKERTHCAPNGYYFIPVYDKGSFLIKVNGPEGWSWDPEQVPVAIDHTGCNGNEDINFRFTGFTVSGRIVGNVGGESCSLKDGGPSNVKVELLSPAGDVVSSALSTPRGIYSFTNIIPGKYRLRASRHDLNVQVRGSAEIELGFENRIVEDFFFVPGYDIRGSVVAQGNPILGVHIYLYSDDVTNVDCPKGSKYSSGDLGLKEALCHSVTDANGIFSLKSLPCGVYKLLPFYKGENTVFDVLPSSISISVQHDHVIVPEKFQVTGFSVGGRVVDGDGNGIEGAEILVDGQKRSITDKEGYYKLDQVTSKRYTIEAKKVRYRFDRLVDFLVLPNMASISDIKAASYDVCGVVQTVSSEFKAKVALTHGPQNVKPQVKLTDESGHFCFEVPPGEYRLSAIPAKLENAPELLFSPSHIDVSVRSPLLDIKFYQAQVSIHGSVVCKDRCDSSVSLTLLRLDGKRMKTIGLANESNEFFFSNILPGKYRVEVKNNYPISSGEDKWCWEQSFINLEVGTEDVKGVDFVQKGFWVNIISSHDVDGLLTQPDGSRMNLNIKKGSQHVCVESPGAHELSFPNSCISFGSSSVIIDTSSLSPIYLKGESYLLKGHIHVESSSFSSIEGLPDNIPLGVLDSEGSVVGGLTSKLVPNGVDQLSAAVYEFSMWASAGGKFTFVPRDARDDGGKKILFYPRQQHVAVMQDGCQSSIPPFAGRLGMYIEGSVSPPLDDVVVKIIAAGDSQSAPLKRDELALEITTGTDGSFVAGPLYDDISYSIEASKPGYHVKKVGPHSFSCQKLGQILVRIYSREDANEPFPSVLLSLSGEDGYRNNTVTGVGGIFVFGDLFPGSFYLRPLLKEYAFSPPAEAIELGSGESREVVFHATRVAYSAMGVVTLLSGQPKEGVSVEARAESKGFYEETVTDSTGFYRLRGLLPDTTYVIKVAKKVANGGSMIERASPQSMTIQVRAVDYKGLDFIVFEQPASTILSGHVEGHKIKEFNSHLQVEIKSASDPLKIEYNFPLPLSNFFQVKDLPKGKHLVQLRSSLPKSTHRFESEVIEVDLEKHTQIHVGPLKYTIDFNHQKQELAPAPVYPLFVGVSVIALFIGMPRLKDLYQTMMGMSASVSAATKKDVKRPIVRKKTY